The proteins below are encoded in one region of Pelagibacterium flavum:
- the dxs gene encoding 1-deoxy-D-xylulose-5-phosphate synthase, protein MSDKPATPLLDTIASPADLKGLKREQLIELANELRAEVIDAVSVTGGHLGAGLGVVELTVALHHIFDTPHDRIIFDVGHQAYPHKVLTGRRDRIRTLRQKDGLSGFTKRGESEYDPFGAGHSSTSISAGLGMAVGSGLKGEKRNVIAVIGDGAISAGMAYEAMNNAGAMDARLIVILNDNDMSIAPPTGAMSAYLAKLVSGPAYRGLRDAAKQFVDSVMPPFIKDKARKTEEYARGFWTGGTLFEELGFYYVGPIDGHNLDHLLPVLRNVRDAETGPILIHVVTQKGKGYAPAEESADKYHGVSKFNVITGAQAKTPSNAPSYTSVFADSLIAEAQKDEAIVAITAAMPGGTGIDKFSKHFPERSFDVGIAEQHAVTFAAGLATEGLKPFCTIYSTFLQRAYDQIVHDVAIQKLPVRFPIDRAGYVGADGPTHAGSFDIAYLATLPSMVVMAAGDEAELRHMVATAAAYDEGPIAFRYPRGEGVGVELPETGVPLTIGKGRVLREGTTIALLSFGTRLAECMAAAETLGTYGFSTTVADARFAKPLDEDLLARLAREHAVLITVEEGAMGGFGSHVATRMAQLGLLDNGLKFRPLVMPDRYIEQAGQGDMYAQAGLDRSGIVATALTALGDEINAAQVLRAAGREIV, encoded by the coding sequence GTGTCCGATAAACCTGCAACCCCGCTGCTCGACACCATCGCTTCTCCTGCCGATCTCAAGGGATTGAAGCGCGAGCAATTGATCGAACTTGCAAATGAGTTGCGCGCCGAGGTGATCGATGCGGTTTCGGTTACCGGCGGCCACCTGGGAGCAGGTCTAGGCGTTGTCGAATTGACCGTGGCACTGCACCATATTTTCGATACGCCCCACGATCGCATCATCTTCGACGTCGGCCATCAGGCCTATCCGCACAAGGTCCTCACCGGCCGCCGCGATCGCATCCGCACCCTGCGCCAGAAGGACGGGCTTTCGGGCTTCACCAAGCGCGGCGAGAGCGAATACGATCCGTTCGGTGCCGGCCATTCATCGACATCGATTTCGGCCGGCTTGGGCATGGCCGTGGGCTCCGGGCTCAAGGGCGAAAAGCGCAACGTTATCGCGGTGATCGGCGACGGTGCCATTTCCGCCGGCATGGCCTACGAGGCCATGAACAATGCCGGCGCCATGGACGCGCGCCTTATTGTCATTCTCAACGACAATGACATGTCCATCGCCCCGCCCACCGGCGCGATGAGTGCCTATCTCGCCAAGCTCGTCTCCGGGCCCGCCTATCGCGGTCTGCGCGACGCCGCAAAACAGTTCGTCGACAGCGTGATGCCCCCCTTTATCAAGGACAAGGCCCGCAAGACCGAGGAATACGCCCGCGGTTTCTGGACCGGCGGTACGCTGTTTGAAGAGCTGGGCTTTTATTATGTCGGCCCGATCGATGGCCACAACCTCGATCACCTGTTGCCCGTATTGCGCAATGTCCGCGACGCCGAAACCGGCCCGATCCTGATCCACGTCGTGACGCAAAAGGGCAAGGGCTATGCCCCGGCCGAAGAATCGGCGGACAAATATCACGGCGTGTCCAAATTCAACGTCATCACCGGCGCCCAGGCCAAAACCCCGTCCAATGCGCCGTCCTACACCTCGGTCTTTGCCGACAGCCTGATTGCCGAAGCGCAAAAGGACGAGGCGATCGTTGCGATAACAGCCGCCATGCCCGGCGGCACCGGCATCGACAAGTTTTCAAAACACTTCCCCGAGCGCAGCTTCGATGTGGGCATCGCCGAACAGCATGCGGTGACCTTCGCCGCCGGGCTGGCGACCGAAGGGCTCAAACCCTTCTGCACGATCTATTCGACCTTCCTCCAGCGCGCCTACGACCAGATTGTCCACGACGTGGCTATCCAGAAGCTGCCGGTGCGCTTTCCTATCGACAGGGCGGGCTATGTTGGCGCCGATGGTCCCACCCATGCCGGCTCGTTCGACATTGCCTATCTCGCCACCCTGCCCTCGATGGTGGTCATGGCCGCCGGTGACGAGGCCGAATTGCGCCATATGGTGGCAACTGCCGCAGCTTACGATGAGGGCCCGATCGCTTTCCGCTATCCGCGCGGCGAGGGCGTCGGCGTGGAGCTGCCCGAAACCGGCGTGCCGCTGACCATCGGCAAGGGCCGCGTGCTCAGGGAAGGCACGACCATCGCACTGCTCTCGTTTGGCACCAGGCTGGCCGAATGCATGGCCGCCGCCGAAACGCTGGGAACATACGGCTTTTCGACGACCGTTGCCGACGCCCGCTTTGCAAAACCGCTTGATGAAGACCTTCTGGCCCGCCTCGCCCGCGAGCATGCAGTGCTCATTACCGTCGAAGAAGGCGCCATGGGCGGCTTTGGATCCCATGTAGCAACACGGATGGCCCAACTCGGCCTGCTCGACAATGGTTTGAAGTTCCGCCCGCTGGTCATGCCCGACCGCTATATCGAACAGGCAGGACAAGGCGATATGTATGCTCAGGCCGGTCTCGACCGTTCCGGGATCGTTGCAACGGCCCTGACCGCGCTAGGCGACGAGATCAACGCGGCCCAGGTACTCCGGGCCGCGGGTCGCGAAATCGTCTGA
- a CDS encoding DUF882 domain-containing protein has translation MRVFLALAIALASLLPFAVPAQAANEREIYLYYTHTKETIRIVYKRDGRFIPSALQTLNVFLRDWRRNEPANMDPALFDLLWEVYQETRATQPIHIVSAYRSPQTNAMLAANSSGVADNSQHMKGKAIDFFIPGVPVSTVRALGMRKQIGGVGYYPTSGSPFVHLDTGSVRAWPRMTEAQLRDLFPDGRTMHVASNGRVLSQQGYQAAQAEWQRCHRVPCNAGAAMTGGAVQVADSERPRTLWDMITGGNEDSATPQSAPQAVASAPAQPAPAQTSDAAPVQLASIEPPAPPVRPADLIAGTMVADAPAEPQTMPFQVMDAEEMTRQVAMADTSSALQDAPLPPSMPRAMAELRATNPSAYAPSGGGTFDVANIQDAPSPQPRPQFTPAVTASVAPTAPLPTADLPMRPSFGDTIEAASLEPSSDLDAFASLFEGVVMPAETSIASTEPDAATANAMASLAVDEGTFFAPQLVASETTLLASAALSSSQFAFEGAPGAPETAGDDVALANGFTRTASLGHSSAQFTQGQTIWVHYDSQAN, from the coding sequence ATGCGGGTCTTTCTGGCCCTGGCGATCGCATTGGCCAGCCTGTTGCCATTCGCCGTGCCGGCCCAGGCCGCCAACGAGCGCGAGATCTATCTCTATTACACCCACACCAAGGAAACGATCCGCATCGTTTACAAGCGCGACGGGCGGTTCATTCCGTCTGCCCTGCAGACCCTGAACGTCTTCTTGCGCGACTGGCGCCGCAACGAGCCGGCCAATATGGACCCCGCGCTGTTCGATCTGTTGTGGGAGGTCTATCAGGAAACCCGCGCCACCCAGCCCATCCATATCGTTTCCGCCTACCGCTCGCCCCAGACCAACGCCATGCTGGCAGCCAATTCGTCCGGCGTCGCCGACAATTCCCAGCACATGAAAGGCAAGGCGATCGACTTCTTTATTCCCGGTGTCCCGGTCTCTACGGTGCGCGCCCTTGGCATGCGCAAACAGATCGGCGGCGTGGGCTATTATCCCACCTCGGGCAGCCCTTTCGTTCACCTCGATACCGGTTCGGTGCGGGCCTGGCCCCGCATGACCGAGGCGCAGCTGCGTGACCTCTTTCCCGATGGCCGTACCATGCATGTCGCCTCGAACGGCCGCGTGCTTTCCCAGCAGGGCTATCAGGCGGCCCAGGCCGAATGGCAGCGCTGCCACCGCGTGCCCTGCAACGCCGGCGCCGCCATGACGGGAGGTGCCGTACAGGTCGCCGATAGCGAGCGGCCACGCACGCTCTGGGACATGATCACCGGCGGCAATGAGGACAGCGCGACGCCCCAGTCCGCTCCGCAAGCCGTGGCCTCTGCACCCGCGCAGCCAGCCCCGGCGCAGACTTCGGACGCGGCTCCCGTTCAACTGGCAAGCATCGAGCCCCCCGCCCCGCCCGTCCGGCCCGCCGATCTCATTGCCGGTACCATGGTTGCCGATGCACCCGCCGAGCCCCAGACCATGCCCTTCCAGGTGATGGACGCCGAGGAGATGACCCGCCAGGTCGCCATGGCCGATACGTCCAGCGCTTTGCAGGATGCGCCTCTGCCCCCGTCCATGCCGCGGGCCATGGCCGAATTGCGCGCAACGAACCCTTCGGCCTACGCGCCCTCGGGCGGCGGTACCTTCGATGTAGCCAATATTCAGGATGCACCCTCGCCCCAGCCGCGCCCGCAATTTACCCCGGCCGTCACGGCTTCGGTGGCACCCACTGCCCCGCTCCCGACGGCCGATCTGCCGATGCGCCCCAGCTTTGGCGACACCATCGAAGCCGCTTCGCTCGAACCTTCCTCCGATCTCGATGCCTTTGCATCACTTTTCGAAGGCGTGGTGATGCCGGCTGAAACCAGCATCGCCTCGACTGAACCCGACGCCGCCACCGCCAATGCAATGGCCAGCCTTGCCGTGGACGAGGGAACATTCTTTGCGCCCCAACTCGTTGCCAGCGAGACCACATTGCTGGCTTCTGCAGCCTTGTCGAGCAGCCAGTTCGCCTTTGAAGGCGCCCCCGGCGCACCCGAGACTGCGGGGGACGACGTGGCGCTTGCCAACGGCTTCACTCGCACCGCGTCGCTAGGCCATTCGAGCGCCCAATTCACGCAAGGCCAAACCATCTGGGTTCACTACGACAGTCAGGCCAACTGA
- a CDS encoding L,D-transpeptidase family protein — translation MKTLNSGLKALLLGAFTGISLLGFSATATAFETVMVDGVQATRIMIAPPRNTLEQTIRDGLRDAMTQAPSGRAADDASRLYYFYGSRHFEPLWLTQTDDGIVFSGAAKQILAVFEDAYLQGLDPADYMIDMAALEAAAGDPAALASLEAAFSAAILHYANNAHTGRLDPRSVSGYIDLAPKSVDEAELFSAVAQASDPAAVLLSYHPTHREFVALRDLLASHYAGDIEDLPPIADGKLIKLGMTDPRVPVLRERLGLGAAQTEPLVYDAELAGAVEAFQTTIGLTPDGVVGPATIAAINGANGATRADIVANMERWRWMPEDLGDFNVFVNIPEFRLDVNREGRSVWDTRIIVGTAKNQTPLFSDMIRHVVTNPYWNVPSSILTAEIFPQVARNPNYIASQNMELIYQGKAIDPWMVDWSRASPSMFRVRQKPGTSNALGQVKFLFPNSHDVYLHDTNARYLFDRSMRALSHGCVRVQDPFGFAEALLQHEPSLTVASLEGTLGGSERWFNMDRQVPVHLAYFTLRIDTDGTVRSFGDLYGHNAKVIEMLGL, via the coding sequence ATGAAGACTTTGAACTCCGGGCTCAAAGCGCTCCTTCTGGGCGCTTTCACGGGCATTTCACTTTTGGGTTTCAGCGCGACGGCCACCGCGTTCGAGACGGTGATGGTCGATGGCGTCCAAGCGACGCGAATCATGATTGCGCCCCCGCGCAATACGCTTGAGCAGACAATTCGCGATGGCCTGCGCGACGCCATGACCCAGGCGCCCTCAGGCCGCGCCGCCGACGATGCGTCCCGGCTTTACTACTTTTACGGCTCGCGCCATTTCGAGCCGCTCTGGCTGACCCAAACCGATGACGGCATCGTTTTCTCGGGCGCCGCAAAACAGATATTGGCCGTTTTCGAGGACGCCTACCTCCAAGGCCTCGACCCGGCCGACTATATGATCGATATGGCAGCACTTGAAGCGGCGGCCGGCGATCCGGCGGCGCTGGCGTCGCTTGAGGCGGCGTTTTCAGCCGCCATTCTCCACTACGCAAACAATGCCCATACCGGTCGGCTCGATCCGCGATCGGTTTCGGGCTATATCGACCTTGCTCCCAAGAGCGTTGACGAGGCCGAACTGTTTTCGGCGGTAGCCCAGGCGTCCGACCCGGCCGCTGTCCTTTTGAGCTATCACCCGACCCATCGCGAATTTGTCGCTCTGCGCGATCTGCTGGCCAGCCATTACGCCGGTGACATCGAGGACCTCCCCCCCATCGCCGATGGCAAGCTCATCAAGCTGGGCATGACCGACCCGCGCGTTCCCGTGCTGCGTGAGCGTCTCGGGCTTGGCGCCGCACAAACCGAGCCTCTCGTTTACGATGCCGAACTTGCCGGCGCCGTGGAGGCTTTCCAGACCACGATCGGGCTCACCCCCGATGGCGTGGTCGGCCCGGCGACCATTGCCGCCATCAACGGCGCAAACGGCGCCACCCGTGCCGATATCGTCGCCAACATGGAACGCTGGCGCTGGATGCCCGAGGACCTCGGAGATTTCAACGTCTTCGTCAACATTCCCGAGTTCCGCCTGGACGTGAACAGGGAGGGACGCTCGGTCTGGGACACGCGCATCATCGTGGGCACGGCCAAGAACCAGACGCCGCTGTTTTCCGACATGATCCGCCACGTCGTCACCAACCCTTACTGGAACGTGCCGTCCTCGATCCTCACGGCAGAAATCTTTCCCCAGGTGGCGCGCAATCCCAACTATATCGCCAGCCAGAACATGGAACTGATCTATCAGGGCAAGGCCATCGACCCCTGGATGGTCGACTGGTCGCGCGCCAGCCCCTCCATGTTCCGTGTGCGCCAGAAACCGGGCACATCCAATGCTTTGGGACAGGTGAAATTCCTGTTCCCCAATTCCCATGATGTCTATCTGCACGACACCAACGCCCGTTACCTTTTCGACCGCTCCATGCGGGCGCTCAGCCATGGATGCGTGCGCGTTCAGGACCCGTTCGGTTTTGCCGAAGCCCTGCTCCAGCATGAGCCCAGCCTCACGGTGGCCTCGCTCGAAGGCACGCTCGGCGGCAGCGAGCGCTGGTTCAACATGGACCGACAGGTGCCCGTGCATCTGGCCTATTTCACCCTGCGGATCGATACCGATGGCACCGTGCGCTCGTTTGGCGATCTTTACGGGCACAACGCAAAAGTCATCGAAATGCTGGGGCTTTAA
- a CDS encoding sigma-54-dependent transcriptional regulator, with protein sequence MHKVLIVDDDPIQSRLTSEVVAKAGFTALTAESGAKALDLLRTKPSIGAMILDMVMPEMDGMAVLEALRRETIAIPVIVQTAQTSLDTVISAMRLGAVDFFVKPVAPERITISLRNALKLGTLESSLKAERARRDGSFTFAHIITRSDAMTRTMALGKKAAASTIPVLIEGESGVGKELLARAIQGSGDRAGKPFVTVNCGAIPANLVESILFGHVKGAFTGAISDAPGKFREAHNGTLFLDEVGELPLDTQVKLLRALQEGEIEPVGASRPVKVNVRVISATNRRLLNLARDGAFREDLFYRLNVFPIYLPPLRERRDDIANLVDHFIARFAAEEGRRVTAISPQALDMLVAFDWPGNIRQLENAVFRAVVLAEHPVLAPEDFPQILAAEKGREAAHGERVSAFTPAAPIHIDNAQPLPRMPDATPIAVPDRFLDATGNVLPLADIEKDLIAFAIDHNAGRMAQVARQLGIGRSTLYRKLKEYGLEGDANVA encoded by the coding sequence ATGCATAAGGTTCTGATCGTCGACGATGATCCCATCCAATCTCGTCTGACCTCGGAAGTCGTCGCCAAGGCCGGGTTTACCGCGCTCACAGCGGAGTCTGGCGCCAAGGCCCTCGATCTGCTGCGCACCAAACCGAGCATCGGTGCCATGATCCTCGATATGGTCATGCCCGAAATGGACGGCATGGCAGTACTCGAGGCCCTGCGGCGCGAAACCATCGCCATTCCGGTCATCGTCCAGACGGCCCAGACGTCCCTCGATACGGTCATTTCCGCCATGCGGCTTGGCGCCGTCGATTTCTTCGTCAAACCCGTCGCGCCCGAACGCATAACCATTTCCCTGCGAAACGCCCTAAAGCTCGGCACCCTCGAATCCAGCCTCAAGGCCGAGCGCGCCCGCCGCGACGGCAGTTTCACGTTTGCCCATATTATCACCAGAAGCGATGCGATGACGCGCACCATGGCGCTGGGCAAAAAGGCCGCCGCCAGCACCATCCCCGTTTTGATCGAAGGCGAATCCGGGGTGGGCAAGGAATTGCTGGCCCGCGCCATCCAGGGTTCGGGCGACCGGGCCGGCAAGCCGTTCGTCACCGTCAATTGCGGCGCCATCCCCGCCAATCTGGTGGAATCGATCCTGTTCGGTCACGTCAAGGGCGCCTTCACCGGTGCCATTTCGGACGCACCGGGCAAATTCCGCGAGGCCCATAACGGCACTCTTTTTCTCGATGAAGTGGGCGAATTGCCCCTCGACACCCAGGTCAAGCTGTTGCGCGCCCTGCAGGAAGGCGAGATCGAACCGGTCGGCGCCTCGCGTCCCGTCAAGGTGAATGTGCGGGTGATCTCGGCCACCAACCGGCGCCTGCTCAACCTGGCCCGCGATGGCGCGTTCCGCGAGGATTTGTTCTACCGGCTCAACGTCTTTCCCATCTATCTCCCGCCCCTCCGCGAGCGCCGCGACGACATCGCCAATCTCGTCGACCATTTCATCGCCCGCTTCGCTGCCGAAGAGGGTCGGCGCGTTACCGCGATTTCGCCTCAGGCGCTCGATATGCTCGTCGCTTTCGATTGGCCCGGCAATATCCGCCAGCTCGAAAACGCCGTGTTCCGCGCCGTGGTTCTGGCCGAACACCCCGTTCTCGCGCCCGAGGATTTCCCCCAGATCCTCGCCGCCGAAAAGGGCCGCGAGGCCGCGCACGGCGAGCGCGTGTCCGCCTTTACGCCCGCAGCGCCGATCCACATCGACAACGCCCAGCCACTGCCGCGCATGCCCGACGCGACGCCCATCGCAGTTCCGGATCGGTTCCTCGACGCGACCGGGAACGTCCTGCCACTCGCCGACATCGAAAAGGATCTGATCGCGTTCGCCATCGATCACAATGCCGGCCGGATGGCCCAGGTCGCCCGCCAATTGGGCATCGGGCGTTCGACCCTATACCGCAAGCTCAAGGAATATGGTCTCGAGGGAGACGCCAATGTTGCCTGA
- a CDS encoding M3 family oligoendopeptidase → MSSPQPQSTHNQFGQLPEWDLSDLYPGVGSDALKADMAFLETETKAFEADFKGKLDGLAKEGGLVEAVRRFEKLDEVFGRLGSFAYLNYAQNTGDGDRVKFLGDTQDKITGLSTRILFFTLEINRIEDEVLDAAFEASADLAHYRPWFTELRKSRPYQLEDRVEELFHDKYVTGHAAWNRLFDETMASLKFEVDGETLGLEQTLNLLSDKQEAKRSAAFKALSKTLSANKKLFAHITNVMAKDKEISDRWRGYEDVADSRHLANSVEREVVDALEKAVREAYPRLSHRYYQMKAKWFGKDKLDAWDRNAPLPTSDDRIFDWETAKTTVLDAYGRFSPKLVEVAEPFFDSGWIDAAVKPNKAPGAFAHPTVTTAHPYLMLNYMGRTRDVMTLAHELGHGVHQRLAAGQGELMAPTPLTLAETASVFGEMLTFRAILDATTDPKQRFALIASKIEDMLNTVVRQISFYTLERKIHLARREGELRPEEIDAFWMEISSESLGPGIRLNEGYEVLWSYIGHFIHAPFYVYAYAFGDCLVNSLYAQYEKSSEGFAEKYFDMLSAGGSKHHSELLAPFGLDARDPQFWSLGLSMIERLIDELEQTQP, encoded by the coding sequence ATGTCATCCCCCCAACCGCAATCGACCCATAACCAGTTCGGCCAATTGCCCGAATGGGATCTGAGTGATCTCTATCCCGGCGTCGGGTCGGACGCGCTCAAGGCCGACATGGCGTTTCTCGAAACCGAGACCAAAGCCTTCGAGGCCGATTTCAAAGGCAAGCTCGACGGACTGGCGAAAGAGGGCGGACTGGTCGAGGCGGTCAGGCGCTTTGAAAAGCTAGACGAGGTTTTCGGGCGGCTGGGGTCCTTCGCCTATCTCAATTATGCGCAGAACACCGGCGATGGCGACCGGGTGAAATTCTTGGGCGATACGCAAGACAAGATCACGGGGCTTTCGACCCGCATCCTGTTTTTCACGCTCGAGATCAACCGGATCGAGGATGAGGTGCTTGACGCGGCTTTTGAGGCGAGTGCCGATCTTGCCCATTACAGGCCGTGGTTTACCGAATTGCGCAAGTCGCGGCCATACCAGCTTGAAGACCGGGTGGAAGAGCTGTTCCACGACAAATACGTTACCGGGCACGCGGCCTGGAACCGGCTGTTCGACGAGACGATGGCTTCGCTCAAGTTCGAAGTCGATGGCGAGACGCTGGGGCTCGAGCAGACGCTCAATCTTTTGAGTGACAAACAGGAAGCAAAACGTTCAGCCGCGTTCAAGGCGTTGTCCAAGACGCTTTCGGCCAACAAGAAGCTCTTTGCCCATATCACCAACGTGATGGCCAAGGACAAGGAGATTTCCGATCGCTGGCGTGGCTATGAGGATGTGGCCGACAGCCGCCACCTTGCCAATTCGGTCGAGCGCGAAGTCGTTGATGCGCTCGAGAAGGCGGTGCGCGAGGCCTATCCGCGGCTTTCGCACCGCTATTACCAGATGAAGGCCAAATGGTTCGGCAAGGACAAGCTCGACGCCTGGGACCGCAACGCGCCGCTACCCACATCGGACGACCGGATTTTCGATTGGGAAACGGCAAAGACCACCGTGCTCGATGCCTATGGCCGGTTTTCTCCGAAGCTGGTGGAGGTGGCAGAGCCGTTTTTTGACAGCGGGTGGATCGACGCGGCGGTTAAACCCAACAAGGCGCCGGGCGCCTTTGCGCATCCGACGGTGACGACCGCCCATCCCTATCTGATGCTCAACTATATGGGCCGGACACGTGATGTCATGACATTGGCCCACGAGTTGGGCCATGGGGTGCACCAGCGGCTGGCGGCAGGGCAGGGAGAGCTTATGGCGCCCACGCCGCTGACGCTGGCGGAAACGGCGAGCGTTTTTGGCGAAATGCTGACCTTCCGCGCCATTCTCGACGCGACCACCGATCCCAAGCAGCGCTTTGCGCTGATCGCCTCGAAAATCGAGGATATGCTCAACACCGTCGTGCGGCAGATTTCGTTTTACACGCTGGAGCGCAAGATCCATCTGGCGCGGCGCGAAGGCGAATTGCGGCCCGAAGAGATCGATGCGTTCTGGATGGAAATATCTTCAGAGAGCCTCGGGCCGGGGATCAGGCTCAACGAAGGCTATGAAGTTCTGTGGAGCTATATCGGGCATTTCATCCATGCGCCGTTCTATGTCTATGCCTACGCGTTTGGTGATTGCCTTGTGAACTCGCTCTACGCACAGTATGAAAAGTCCAGTGAGGGGTTCGCCGAAAAGTATTTCGACATGCTGAGCGCCGGGGGATCGAAACATCATTCGGAACTTCTGGCTCCTTTCGGGCTGGATGCCCGCGATCCGCAATTCTGGTCGCTGGGACTGTCCATGATCGAAAGACTCATTGACGAACTGGAACAAACTCAGCCCTAA
- a CDS encoding aa3-type cytochrome c oxidase subunit IV, producing the protein MAEQQVATYSNKPISEKQKEKDFEEHTHTYAAFLSGAKWSVISTAAILVILYLIFVY; encoded by the coding sequence ATGGCCGAACAACAGGTCGCAACTTATTCAAACAAGCCGATCAGCGAAAAGCAGAAGGAAAAGGACTTCGAGGAGCATACCCACACGTATGCCGCGTTCCTTTCCGGAGCCAAGTGGAGTGTGATCTCCACGGCAGCAATACTGGTGATCCTGTATCTGATCTTCGTTTACTAG
- a CDS encoding Re/Si-specific NAD(P)(+) transhydrogenase subunit alpha: protein MKIAVMRERVGGETRVAATPETVAKLIGFGATVSVEKGAGEASRILDQFYKDAGASVEASAAATVKGADVILSVRRPEASALSGAAKGALVLATADPFGNEAALAALAKAGLSVFAMELMPRITRAQVMDILSSQANLAGYQAVIEASMVYDRALPMMMTAAGTVRAAKVFVMGAGVAGLQAIATAKRLGAAVSATDVRAAAGEQVESLGAKFIMTEALKDASGTGGYARELTKEEQAAQAELVSGHIAKQDIVITTALIPGRPAPKLITKAMVESMAPGSVLVDLAAERGGNIELTVPGQTIVHKDVTIIGLVNLQGKIAATASQLYSKNLLAFLETMIDKDAKALRVDWEDELVKATLLTRDGAVVHPNFAGSAAAAPAKKAPAKATAKAPAKAAATGKTAAAKVAPKAESKPAAKAPAKTGTSGKGRAAKVATAGAVSVPAEEKPAAKSAAAPKAPAAKKPAAKSAAARKPAAKSTAAKKPAAKKPAAKKTDGDV from the coding sequence ATGAAAATTGCCGTAATGCGCGAGCGCGTGGGGGGAGAAACCCGCGTTGCAGCGACGCCGGAGACGGTTGCCAAGCTCATCGGGTTTGGCGCGACCGTCAGCGTCGAAAAGGGGGCAGGGGAAGCGTCGCGCATCCTCGACCAATTTTACAAGGATGCCGGGGCGAGCGTCGAGGCGAGCGCCGCGGCAACCGTCAAGGGCGCCGATGTGATCCTTTCGGTCCGGCGCCCCGAGGCGTCGGCGCTGAGCGGTGCTGCCAAGGGCGCGCTGGTGCTGGCCACAGCCGATCCGTTCGGCAATGAAGCCGCGCTTGCTGCATTGGCCAAGGCCGGACTTTCGGTTTTTGCCATGGAACTGATGCCGCGCATCACGCGGGCTCAGGTGATGGATATCCTGTCCAGCCAGGCCAATCTTGCCGGGTATCAGGCGGTTATCGAAGCCTCAATGGTTTATGACCGGGCGCTGCCGATGATGATGACGGCGGCGGGCACGGTGCGCGCCGCCAAGGTGTTCGTGATGGGGGCCGGCGTTGCCGGGCTGCAGGCGATCGCCACGGCAAAGCGTCTCGGCGCGGCTGTCTCGGCCACCGACGTTCGGGCCGCGGCGGGCGAGCAGGTGGAATCGCTGGGCGCGAAGTTCATCATGACCGAAGCGCTCAAGGACGCGTCAGGCACCGGCGGATATGCGCGGGAACTGACCAAGGAAGAACAGGCGGCGCAGGCCGAGCTGGTGTCGGGCCATATCGCCAAGCAGGACATCGTCATCACCACGGCGCTGATCCCCGGGCGTCCGGCGCCAAAACTGATCACCAAGGCAATGGTTGAATCCATGGCACCGGGTTCGGTTCTTGTCGATCTGGCTGCCGAGCGGGGCGGCAATATCGAGTTGACGGTTCCCGGCCAGACGATCGTTCACAAGGACGTAACGATCATCGGGCTGGTCAACCTGCAGGGCAAGATCGCTGCGACGGCCTCCCAGCTCTATTCCAAGAACCTTCTGGCGTTTCTTGAAACCATGATCGACAAGGACGCCAAGGCGCTCAGGGTCGATTGGGAGGACGAGCTGGTCAAGGCAACGCTTCTGACCCGCGACGGGGCTGTCGTGCATCCGAACTTTGCCGGATCTGCTGCTGCGGCGCCTGCCAAAAAGGCGCCTGCCAAAGCCACTGCAAAGGCGCCGGCCAAGGCCGCTGCGACCGGCAAGACGGCGGCCGCCAAGGTTGCGCCGAAGGCGGAAAGCAAGCCGGCGGCCAAGGCTCCGGCCAAGACCGGAACTTCTGGCAAGGGCCGGGCGGCAAAGGTCGCGACCGCCGGCGCCGTTTCGGTTCCGGCCGAGGAAAAGCCTGCGGCCAAGAGCGCAGCGGCGCCCAAGGCACCGGCGGCGAAAAAGCCCGCAGCCAAAAGCGCTGCGGCGCGCAAACCGGCGGCAAAGAGCACAGCAGCCAAAAAACCCGCAGCTAAAAAGCCTGCGGCCAAAAAGACGGATGGAGACGTATAA
- a CDS encoding proton-translocating transhydrogenase family protein, producing the protein MGGVVDPFFFFLSVFVLAIFVGYYVVWSVTPALHTPLMAVTNAISSVIVVGALLAVGVASVGEPGPARWFGFIALILASVNIFGGFLVTQRMLAMYKKKG; encoded by the coding sequence ATGGGCGGTGTCGTCGATCCCTTTTTCTTTTTCCTTTCGGTGTTCGTCCTGGCGATCTTCGTGGGTTACTACGTCGTCTGGTCCGTAACGCCGGCCCTTCATACACCCCTTATGGCGGTGACCAACGCGATCTCTTCGGTGATTGTGGTGGGCGCGCTTCTGGCCGTGGGCGTGGCCAGCGTGGGTGAACCCGGCCCGGCCCGCTGGTTCGGATTCATAGCGCTGATCCTCGCATCGGTGAATATCTTCGGGGGCTTCCTCGTCACCCAGCGCATGCTGGCGATGTACAAGAAGAAGGGCTAG